One window of Xanthomonas sp. 10-10 genomic DNA carries:
- a CDS encoding Mpo1-like protein, which produces MTERTTTARPIERYFASYSDDHRNDTNQLIHVVAVPAILWSVVGLLWCIPVGGTWFSSGVWAALSMFAAWSYYNRLSRPLGLGMLGIFFFFGCLCRLIEGRIGLTGLFATALSVFVLAWIAQFVGHKIEGRKPSFLTDLTYLLIGPIWVLAKVYRQLGWRY; this is translated from the coding sequence ATGACCGAACGCACCACGACCGCGCGACCGATCGAGCGCTATTTCGCCAGCTATTCCGACGATCACCGCAACGACACCAATCAGCTGATCCATGTGGTCGCGGTGCCGGCCATCCTGTGGTCGGTGGTGGGCCTGCTCTGGTGCATTCCGGTGGGCGGCACCTGGTTCAGCAGCGGGGTGTGGGCAGCGCTGTCGATGTTTGCGGCGTGGTCGTATTACAACCGGCTGTCGCGCCCGCTCGGGCTGGGCATGCTGGGCATCTTCTTTTTCTTCGGCTGCCTGTGCCGGTTGATCGAAGGCCGCATCGGGCTGACCGGATTGTTCGCCACCGCACTGTCGGTGTTCGTGCTGGCATGGATTGCGCAATTTGTGGGCCACAAGATCGAAGGCCGCAAGCCGAGCTTTCTGACCGATCTGACCTATCTGCTGATCGGGCCGATCTGGGTGCTGGCCAAGGTGTATCGCCAGTTGGGGTGGCGCTACTGA
- a CDS encoding M4 family metallopeptidase, with protein sequence MHFHRLGAAICCALSFSAVATAADLSTTAAVSRAQSLLGNNAAALANRAPADAFIARDSIVDADGTEHVRFDRTYQGLPVIGGDVVVHSRRGVMRQLSQTMETSVRPSLLPGIDAATALRVAGGQFDVPQAAAPRASLALYARQGTPRLAYEVIYSGIKPDQTPTEMHYIVDAVDQRILESWDTVHTACAGGTSAAGTGRSLYAGSVALATTRCSSGYELTDLSRGSGATYNMRNSTSGNGTLVTDADNAWGSGANSDTVTAAVDAHYGVALTWDYYRTAHARSGIANDGAGARSRVHYGSRYNNAFWQDSCFCMTFGDGDGSTFTPLVSVDVAGHEMTHGVTSRTARLVYSGESGGLNEATSDIMGAMVEYSANNSAQPGNYLIGEKIIPGNSSGTLALRYMFKPSLDGDSPDCYSSSLGSLNVHYSSGVANHFYYLLAEGAVVPSGFGAGTSWNVTPAGLVCNGNTALTAIGRTAASRIWYRALTVYMTSSSNYAAARRATLSAATDLYGGTSTQYRAVAAAWSAVSVN encoded by the coding sequence ATGCATTTTCATCGCCTGGGCGCGGCCATCTGCTGCGCGCTATCGTTTTCTGCTGTCGCTACTGCGGCTGATCTATCTACCACTGCAGCGGTATCGCGCGCGCAGTCGCTGCTGGGGAACAACGCCGCAGCGCTGGCCAATCGTGCGCCAGCCGATGCCTTCATCGCGCGCGACAGCATCGTCGATGCCGATGGCACCGAGCATGTGCGCTTCGATCGTACCTATCAGGGATTGCCGGTCATCGGCGGCGATGTGGTGGTGCATTCGCGGCGCGGCGTGATGCGCCAGTTGAGTCAGACCATGGAGACCAGCGTCCGTCCCAGCCTGCTGCCGGGCATCGATGCCGCCACCGCCTTGCGCGTGGCAGGTGGGCAGTTCGACGTACCGCAAGCCGCCGCACCACGCGCAAGCCTTGCGCTGTACGCGCGCCAAGGCACGCCGCGACTGGCATATGAGGTGATCTATAGCGGCATCAAACCCGATCAGACGCCCACCGAAATGCATTACATCGTCGATGCAGTGGATCAACGCATCCTCGAATCCTGGGACACGGTGCATACCGCGTGCGCAGGCGGCACCAGCGCGGCCGGCACCGGGCGCTCGCTGTATGCCGGTAGCGTGGCGTTGGCCACGACGCGTTGCAGCAGCGGTTACGAATTGACCGATCTGAGCCGCGGCAGCGGTGCCACGTACAACATGCGCAACAGCACCTCCGGCAACGGCACCTTGGTCACCGATGCCGATAATGCATGGGGTAGCGGCGCCAACAGCGATACGGTGACCGCAGCGGTGGATGCGCATTACGGCGTGGCGTTGACCTGGGACTACTACCGCACCGCGCATGCACGCAGCGGTATCGCCAACGATGGCGCCGGTGCGCGCAGCCGCGTGCATTACGGCAGTCGTTACAACAACGCCTTCTGGCAGGACAGCTGCTTCTGCATGACCTTCGGCGATGGCGACGGCAGCACCTTCACGCCACTGGTGTCGGTGGATGTGGCCGGCCACGAGATGACCCATGGCGTGACCAGCCGCACTGCGCGATTGGTGTACTCGGGCGAATCGGGAGGCTTGAACGAAGCCACGTCTGACATCATGGGCGCGATGGTGGAGTACTCCGCCAACAACAGTGCGCAGCCGGGTAACTATCTGATCGGCGAAAAGATCATCCCCGGCAACAGCAGCGGCACGCTGGCATTGCGCTACATGTTCAAGCCGAGCCTGGATGGCGATTCGCCCGATTGCTACAGCAGCAGCCTGGGCTCGCTCAACGTGCATTACAGCTCCGGCGTGGCCAACCATTTCTACTATCTGCTGGCCGAAGGCGCGGTGGTGCCGAGCGGCTTCGGTGCCGGCACCAGCTGGAACGTAACCCCGGCCGGGCTGGTCTGCAACGGCAATACCGCGTTGACGGCGATCGGCCGGACCGCGGCCAGCCGCATCTGGTATCGCGCGCTCACCGTCTACATGACCTCCTCCAGCAACTACGCCGCCGCACGCAGGGCCACGTTGAGCGCGGCCACCGATCTGTATGGCGGCACCTCCACCCAGTACCGCGCGGTGGCAGCCGCCTGGAGCGCGGTATCGGTCAACTGA
- a CDS encoding phosphoribosylaminoimidazolesuccinocarboxamide synthase has protein sequence MSTTLLQSDLPGLPLRHRGKVRDVFDIPRERLPADAPPGDYLLMVATDRLSAFDVVLPDPIPGKGEMLCQVSNFWFHKTDHLMPNHLVNIAVEQVLPDGVDPTLYAKRAVVTRKLKPVPVEAIARGYLIGSGWKDYQRTGKVSGIELPDGLRQAEKLPEPIFTPSTKAAVGDHDENIDFDAMVKTVGAELAERVRDATLRIYRFAADFAAERGILLADTKFEFGTDADGRLYIMDEMLTPDSSRYWPADQYEVGTSPPSYDKQFVRDYLETLDWGKTAPGPSLPAEVIERTRAKYAEALQRLAGISVD, from the coding sequence GTGTCGACCACGCTGTTGCAATCCGATCTGCCCGGCCTGCCGTTGCGTCATCGTGGCAAGGTCCGCGATGTCTTCGATATTCCCCGCGAGCGCCTGCCCGCCGATGCGCCGCCCGGCGACTACCTGCTGATGGTGGCCACCGACCGCCTGTCCGCGTTCGATGTGGTGTTGCCGGACCCGATCCCCGGCAAGGGCGAGATGCTGTGCCAGGTCTCCAATTTCTGGTTCCACAAGACCGACCACCTGATGCCCAACCACCTGGTCAACATCGCGGTGGAGCAGGTGCTGCCCGACGGTGTGGACCCGACGCTCTATGCCAAACGTGCAGTGGTCACGCGCAAGCTCAAGCCGGTGCCGGTGGAGGCGATCGCGCGCGGCTATCTGATCGGCAGCGGCTGGAAGGACTATCAGCGCACCGGCAAGGTCAGCGGCATCGAATTGCCCGACGGCCTGCGCCAGGCCGAGAAACTGCCCGAGCCGATCTTTACCCCATCGACCAAGGCCGCTGTCGGCGACCATGACGAAAACATCGACTTCGACGCGATGGTCAAGACCGTGGGCGCCGAACTGGCCGAGCGCGTGCGCGATGCCACCTTGCGCATTTACCGCTTCGCCGCGGATTTTGCCGCCGAACGCGGCATTCTGCTGGCCGACACCAAGTTCGAATTCGGCACCGACGCCGATGGCCGCCTGTACATCATGGACGAGATGCTGACCCCGGACTCGTCGCGCTACTGGCCGGCCGATCAATATGAAGTGGGCACCAGCCCGCCAAGCTACGACAAGCAGTTCGTGCGCGATTATCTGGAGACGCTGGACTGGGGCAAGACCGCACCGGGCCCGAGCCTGCCGGCAGAAGTGATCGAACGCACGCGCGCGAAATACGCCGAGGCACTGCAGCGATTGGCGGGTATTTCGGTCGATTGA
- a CDS encoding J domain-containing protein, whose protein sequence is MSWYGKLLGALAGALLFRGAPFVGLMIGLAIGHAVDAGWFKRRAENPYEALGLEPDATTAEIDLAYRRLMSRYHPDKVANADPEARRQAEKKASQINAAYDRIQRLRKR, encoded by the coding sequence ATGTCCTGGTACGGAAAACTGCTCGGCGCATTGGCCGGCGCCCTGCTGTTCCGCGGCGCGCCCTTCGTGGGGCTGATGATCGGCCTGGCCATCGGGCACGCGGTGGATGCCGGCTGGTTCAAGCGGCGCGCGGAAAACCCCTACGAAGCCCTTGGACTGGAGCCGGACGCCACCACGGCCGAGATCGATCTGGCCTATCGCCGGCTGATGTCGCGCTACCACCCGGACAAGGTGGCCAACGCCGACCCGGAAGCCCGTCGCCAAGCCGAAAAAAAAGCCAGCCAGATCAACGCCGCCTACGACCGGATCCAGCGGCTACGCAAGCGCTGA
- a CDS encoding outer membrane beta-barrel protein, translated as MKTTPLASAALVLLALAPSAWAQTGPADWSGFSLGANVGGADPAGVSGGRFGFDTNLDGRDGDQVSTATGADAFSPGFCGGAAAGRTPASGCSKDKGGAEYGARLGYDWQAGNWVYGVVAEYTRNDIRDSVSAFSTTPALYTFTRQLNRTAALRGRIGYAFGQQGDYLAYFTAGVARGEFDHSFASSNTANSFTGSGGDSADGYQAGVGLQRRLSDHVSVGVEYLFTRLQDEDTRVRVGPGTAPATNPFLRVNPDGTDLRRTDTDFSTNAVRLTATYRF; from the coding sequence ATGAAAACCACCCCGCTCGCTTCCGCCGCTCTCGTCCTGCTGGCCCTGGCCCCTTCGGCCTGGGCACAAACCGGCCCGGCCGACTGGTCCGGCTTTTCCCTAGGCGCCAATGTGGGCGGTGCCGATCCTGCCGGGGTGTCCGGCGGCCGTTTCGGCTTCGACACCAACCTGGATGGCCGCGACGGCGACCAGGTCAGCACCGCCACCGGTGCCGATGCGTTCTCGCCCGGCTTTTGCGGCGGCGCGGCGGCCGGGCGCACGCCGGCCAGCGGCTGCAGCAAGGACAAGGGCGGCGCCGAATACGGGGCGCGGCTGGGCTACGACTGGCAGGCCGGCAACTGGGTCTATGGCGTCGTGGCCGAGTACACCCGCAACGACATCCGCGACAGCGTCAGCGCCTTCAGCACCACGCCTGCGCTGTACACCTTCACCCGCCAGCTCAACCGCACCGCTGCGTTGCGCGGCCGGATCGGCTATGCCTTCGGCCAGCAGGGCGATTACCTGGCGTACTTCACCGCCGGCGTGGCGCGCGGCGAGTTCGACCACAGCTTTGCCAGCAGCAACACCGCCAACAGCTTCACCGGCAGCGGCGGCGACAGCGCCGACGGCTATCAGGCCGGCGTCGGCCTGCAGCGTCGTTTGAGCGACCATGTCTCGGTGGGCGTGGAATACCTGTTCACCCGCCTGCAGGACGAAGACACCCGCGTGCGCGTGGGGCCGGGCACCGCGCCGGCCACCAACCCCTTCCTGCGCGTCAATCCGGACGGCACCGACCTGCGCCGCACCGACACCGACTTTTCGACCAATGCGGTACGGCTGACGGCGACGTATCGTTTCTGA
- the rpe gene encoding ribulose-phosphate 3-epimerase — MGLLHFPELPMQPTAIAPSILSADFARLGEEVNNVLKAGADWVHFDVMDNHYVPNLTIGPMVCQALRKHGITAPIDVHLMVEPVDRIVPDFAEAGATTISFHPEASRHVHRTIQLIKSHGCQAGLVLNPATPVDILDWVLPELDLVLVMSVNPGFGGQAFIPSALDKLRAIRSKIDALGKPIRLEIDGGVKADNIGAIAAAGADTFVAGSAIFNAPDYAQVIAQMRAAVDAVR, encoded by the coding sequence ATGGGGCTCCTGCATTTTCCCGAGCTGCCCATGCAACCGACGGCAATCGCCCCGTCCATCCTGTCCGCCGATTTCGCCCGTCTTGGCGAAGAGGTGAACAACGTCCTCAAGGCCGGCGCCGACTGGGTGCACTTCGACGTGATGGACAACCATTACGTGCCCAATCTGACCATCGGCCCCATGGTGTGCCAGGCCCTGCGCAAGCACGGCATCACCGCGCCGATCGACGTGCACCTGATGGTCGAGCCGGTGGATCGCATCGTGCCGGATTTCGCCGAGGCTGGCGCCACGACCATCAGCTTCCATCCCGAAGCCAGCCGCCATGTACATCGCACGATCCAGCTGATCAAGTCGCACGGCTGCCAGGCCGGGCTGGTGCTCAATCCGGCCACCCCGGTGGATATTCTCGATTGGGTGCTGCCGGAGCTGGATCTGGTGCTGGTGATGTCGGTCAACCCTGGCTTCGGCGGGCAGGCGTTCATCCCGTCGGCACTGGATAAGTTACGCGCCATCCGCAGCAAGATCGATGCGCTGGGCAAGCCGATCCGGCTGGAGATCGATGGCGGGGTCAAGGCCGACAATATCGGTGCAATTGCTGCCGCCGGCGCCGACACCTTCGTGGCTGGCTCGGCGATCTTCAATGCGCCCGACTATGCGCAGGTGATCGCGCAGATGCGCGCGGCGGTGGATGCGGTGCGATGA
- a CDS encoding GNAT family N-acetyltransferase, whose protein sequence is MSQPAPQIRPATPDDVPLLHELITALAIYEREPDAVKATPGDLHASLFGERATAHALICEQDGQALGFAVYFFNYSTWLGRNGLYLEDLFVRPQARGKGAGLMLLRYLARLAVQRGCGRFEWSVLDWNQPAIDFYQAVGARPMDGWTVYRLDGERLAAFAAGG, encoded by the coding sequence ATGAGCCAGCCGGCGCCGCAGATCCGTCCCGCCACACCCGACGATGTGCCGCTGTTGCATGAGCTGATCACCGCGTTGGCCATCTACGAACGCGAGCCCGACGCGGTCAAGGCCACTCCCGGCGACCTGCACGCCAGCCTGTTCGGCGAGCGCGCCACCGCGCATGCGCTGATCTGCGAGCAAGACGGCCAGGCATTGGGCTTTGCGGTGTATTTCTTCAACTACTCGACCTGGCTGGGCCGCAACGGCCTGTACCTGGAAGACCTGTTCGTACGCCCGCAAGCGCGCGGCAAGGGCGCCGGCCTGATGCTGCTGCGGTATCTGGCCCGGTTGGCGGTGCAGCGTGGCTGCGGACGCTTCGAATGGTCGGTGCTGGACTGGAATCAGCCGGCCATCGACTTTTATCAGGCGGTCGGCGCCCGCCCGATGGATGGTTGGACGGTGTACCGGCTCGATGGCGAGCGCCTGGCCGCATTTGCCGCGGGCGGTTGA
- the yegS gene encoding lipid kinase YegS yields the protein MAPSHWRLILNGKSTDNLDLREAVGELRNRGVQLEVRVTWEEGDAERYVAEAVADGVQTVVAAGGDGTLSEVAAALAHHHGDADSLPSLGLVPLGTANDFATAANVPIEPLHALNLIAERPAHAIDLLRIDTAHGPHWCANVASGGFGTQVTVETDEGLKKMLGGLAYLITGMSRLGRIDPISARFSGPDFSWEGEFIALGLGNGRQAGGGQALCPAALIDDGLLDVTIVPALNGEVAATLGTLVTGGKQAALERVAVRARLPWLEILSQQPLTLNLDGEPETSLHFHIDCVPARLRMHLPVDCPLLSE from the coding sequence ATGGCCCCGTCCCACTGGCGTCTGATCCTCAACGGCAAGTCCACCGATAATCTGGACCTGCGTGAGGCGGTGGGGGAGTTGCGCAACCGCGGCGTGCAGCTCGAAGTGCGCGTCACCTGGGAAGAGGGTGACGCCGAACGTTACGTTGCCGAAGCGGTTGCCGATGGCGTGCAGACGGTGGTGGCCGCCGGCGGCGACGGCACCTTGAGCGAGGTGGCCGCCGCGCTCGCGCACCACCACGGCGATGCCGACAGCCTGCCATCGCTGGGCCTGGTCCCGTTGGGCACCGCCAATGATTTCGCCACGGCCGCCAACGTGCCGATCGAACCGCTCCATGCGCTGAACCTGATTGCCGAGCGCCCCGCGCACGCGATCGACCTGCTGCGCATCGACACCGCACATGGCCCCCACTGGTGCGCCAATGTCGCCAGCGGCGGCTTCGGGACCCAGGTCACGGTGGAAACCGACGAAGGCCTGAAAAAAATGCTTGGCGGCCTGGCCTACCTGATTACCGGCATGTCGCGGCTGGGCCGGATCGACCCGATCAGTGCCCGTTTTTCAGGTCCGGATTTCAGCTGGGAAGGCGAGTTCATCGCCTTGGGCCTGGGCAACGGGCGCCAGGCCGGCGGCGGTCAGGCGTTGTGCCCGGCGGCCTTGATCGACGATGGACTGCTCGACGTCACCATCGTGCCAGCGCTCAACGGCGAGGTGGCCGCCACGCTTGGCACCCTGGTCACCGGCGGAAAGCAGGCGGCGTTGGAACGCGTCGCCGTGCGCGCGCGGCTGCCCTGGCTGGAAATCCTCTCGCAGCAACCGCTCACGCTGAACCTGGATGGCGAACCGGAAACCTCGCTGCATTTCCATATCGATTGCGTGCCGGCACGGCTGCGGATGCATTTGCCGGTGGACTGCCCGTTGCTCAGCGAGTGA
- the trpE gene encoding anthranilate synthase component I — protein MITAEQFQRQAAEGHTRIPVVREVLSDLDTPLSVYLKLADGAYTYLFESVEGGERFGRYSIIGLPARRVYSFRGHTLEVSEHGEVIDTRQVADPLAEVDALRAEHSVPQLDGLPGFTGGLVGWFGFECIQYIEPRLGTGDKPDELGTPDILLMLSEELAVFDNLKGRLYLIVHADPRQPQAYVRANRRLDELAHRLRQGGAGYPQAQISDAIDESDFHSSFTREEYHAVVRKAQEYVRAGDIFQVVPSQRLRVPFRARPVDVYRALRALNPSPYMYFLDVGGTQVVGSSPEILARLRDGVVTVRPIAGTRPRGVTPELDKALEAELLADPKERAEHVMLIDLGRNDVGRVAEPGTVKVGEQFVIERYSHVMHIVSEVTGTLKAGLNYSDVLRATFPAGTVSGAPKIRALEIIRELEPVKRNVYSGAVGYIGWHGDADTAIAIRTAVIQDGYLYVQAGGGVVYDSDPDLEWQETMNKGRALFRAVAQAAKGL, from the coding sequence TTGATCACTGCAGAGCAGTTCCAGCGCCAGGCCGCTGAAGGTCACACCCGTATCCCCGTCGTCCGCGAAGTGCTGTCCGACCTGGACACGCCGCTGTCGGTCTATCTGAAGCTCGCTGACGGCGCTTACACCTATCTGTTCGAATCGGTCGAAGGCGGTGAGCGCTTCGGGCGCTATTCCATCATCGGCCTGCCGGCGCGGCGTGTGTACAGCTTCCGCGGCCACACGCTGGAAGTCAGCGAGCACGGCGAGGTCATCGACACCCGGCAGGTCGCCGACCCGCTGGCCGAAGTCGACGCGCTGCGCGCCGAACATTCGGTGCCGCAACTCGACGGCTTGCCCGGCTTCACCGGCGGGCTGGTGGGCTGGTTCGGCTTCGAGTGCATCCAGTACATCGAACCTCGCCTGGGCACGGGCGACAAACCCGATGAACTGGGCACGCCCGACATCCTGCTGATGCTCTCCGAAGAGCTGGCGGTGTTCGACAACCTCAAGGGCCGGCTGTACCTGATCGTGCATGCCGACCCGCGCCAGCCGCAGGCCTATGTGCGCGCCAACCGTCGACTGGACGAGTTGGCGCACCGCCTGCGGCAGGGCGGCGCCGGGTATCCGCAGGCGCAGATTTCCGATGCCATCGACGAATCGGATTTCCATTCCTCGTTTACTCGCGAGGAGTACCACGCGGTGGTGCGCAAGGCGCAGGAATACGTGCGCGCCGGCGATATCTTCCAGGTAGTGCCATCGCAGCGGTTGCGCGTGCCGTTTCGGGCGCGCCCGGTGGATGTGTATCGCGCGCTGCGCGCGCTCAATCCCTCGCCGTACATGTATTTTCTCGATGTCGGCGGCACCCAGGTGGTGGGCTCGTCGCCGGAAATCCTGGCGCGCCTGCGCGATGGGGTGGTCACCGTGCGGCCGATCGCCGGTACCCGCCCGCGCGGCGTAACGCCGGAGCTGGACAAGGCGCTGGAAGCCGAATTGCTGGCCGACCCGAAAGAGCGCGCCGAGCACGTGATGCTGATCGATCTGGGCCGCAACGATGTCGGTCGCGTCGCCGAACCGGGCACGGTCAAGGTGGGCGAGCAGTTCGTCATCGAACGCTATAGCCACGTCATGCATATCGTCAGCGAGGTCACCGGCACGCTCAAGGCCGGCCTCAATTACAGCGACGTGCTGCGCGCCACCTTCCCGGCCGGCACCGTCAGCGGCGCGCCGAAGATCCGCGCGCTGGAAATCATCCGCGAGCTGGAGCCGGTCAAGCGCAACGTCTATTCCGGTGCGGTCGGTTATATCGGCTGGCACGGCGATGCCGACACTGCGATTGCGATCCGCACCGCGGTGATCCAGGACGGTTACCTGTACGTGCAGGCCGGCGGCGGCGTGGTCTACGACTCCGACCCGGACCTGGAATGGCAGGAGACCATGAACAAGGGACGCGCGCTGTTCCGCGCCGTCGCCCAGGCCGCCAAGGGGCTGTGA
- a CDS encoding aminotransferase class I/II-fold pyridoxal phosphate-dependent enzyme produces MDGQGSAARISFRNDYSEGAHPRVLQAIVQASAEQNGGYGTDRHSERAAALIRDAIAQPQAAVQLLVGGTQTNLIAISAFLRPHQAVIAVEAGHIATHETGAIEATGHKVLTVPALHDKLTPAVIAPVLAVHSNEHMVQPRLVYLSNSTESGTIYTRAELEALSRFCRERDLLLYLDGARLGAALTANGNDLDLPTIAALTDAFYIGGTKNGALLGEALVVIHPALQADLRYLIKQRGALLAKGMVLGAQFATLFEDGLFFELAAHANAMAQRLRAGLLAAGVELTSDSPTNQQFVAVTVQQAERLAQRYDFERWETRSDGRLVIRLVTSWATTADTVDRLCADVAVLHQDPLSQDRF; encoded by the coding sequence ATGGACGGGCAGGGCAGCGCTGCGCGCATCAGTTTTCGCAACGATTACAGCGAAGGCGCGCATCCGCGTGTGCTGCAGGCGATCGTGCAGGCCAGTGCCGAGCAGAACGGCGGCTATGGCACCGATCGGCATAGCGAACGTGCGGCGGCATTGATTCGCGATGCCATCGCGCAGCCGCAGGCCGCCGTGCAGCTGCTGGTGGGCGGTACGCAGACCAACCTGATTGCGATCAGCGCATTCCTGCGCCCGCACCAGGCGGTGATTGCGGTCGAAGCTGGACACATCGCAACGCACGAAACCGGCGCCATCGAGGCCACCGGCCACAAGGTGCTCACGGTACCGGCGCTGCACGACAAGCTGACGCCTGCAGTGATCGCGCCGGTGCTTGCGGTGCACAGCAACGAGCACATGGTGCAGCCGCGGTTGGTCTATCTCTCCAACAGCACCGAAAGCGGCACCATCTACACGCGTGCCGAACTCGAAGCGCTGTCGCGCTTCTGTCGCGAACGCGATCTGCTGCTGTATCTGGATGGCGCGCGGCTGGGCGCAGCGCTGACTGCCAACGGTAACGATCTGGATCTGCCGACCATTGCCGCGCTCACCGATGCGTTCTACATCGGTGGCACCAAGAACGGTGCGCTGCTCGGCGAAGCCTTGGTCGTGATCCATCCCGCCCTGCAGGCCGATCTGCGCTATCTGATCAAGCAACGCGGCGCGCTGTTGGCCAAGGGCATGGTGCTCGGCGCGCAATTCGCCACCTTGTTCGAAGATGGCTTGTTCTTCGAGCTTGCCGCGCACGCCAACGCCATGGCGCAGCGCCTGCGCGCCGGCCTGCTGGCGGCGGGCGTGGAATTGACCAGCGACTCGCCAACCAATCAGCAATTCGTCGCCGTCACCGTGCAGCAGGCCGAGCGGCTCGCGCAGCGCTACGACTTCGAACGCTGGGAAACGCGCAGCGATGGGCGGCTGGTCATTCGCTTGGTGACCTCATGGGCGACCACGGCCGATACGGTCGATCGCCTGTGTGCGGATGTCGCAGTTCTTCATCAAGATCCCCTATCTCAGGACCGTTTCTAG
- a CDS encoding SIMPL domain-containing protein produces the protein MKRLAGWMLAGALLLPAMASAQINTLPSQPHLLVKGQAFRTVDPDRFIVDLKISKTDLQPDTARQFVEERAKQVLQGLQRNHVMKDSLYASALSISPQSRYENGKLAFQGTQVERKIRGTFTSLKDVRAFLGGLDANENVQVLSMQTAFADAAALRAALKREAATQSRESAQGLAAAYGVRLGGIYSISDVAPSFAYGVEAGTWSAPNAPRPGSVVSPPSPPAPPPPPAPAAGVQGVGESLLTGTITYTENIYAVFLIAQ, from the coding sequence ATGAAAAGACTTGCAGGTTGGATGCTCGCTGGCGCTCTGCTGTTGCCCGCGATGGCATCGGCGCAGATCAACACGCTGCCGTCGCAGCCGCACTTGCTGGTGAAGGGGCAGGCATTTCGTACCGTCGATCCAGATCGTTTCATCGTCGATCTGAAGATCAGCAAGACCGACCTGCAGCCGGATACAGCACGGCAATTCGTCGAGGAGCGCGCCAAGCAGGTCTTGCAGGGGCTTCAGCGCAATCACGTGATGAAGGATTCGCTCTACGCTTCGGCACTGTCGATCTCTCCGCAATCCCGCTACGAGAACGGCAAGCTGGCCTTCCAGGGAACCCAGGTGGAGCGCAAGATCCGCGGCACCTTCACGTCCTTGAAGGATGTGCGTGCCTTTCTCGGCGGACTGGATGCCAACGAGAATGTCCAGGTGCTGTCGATGCAGACAGCGTTCGCCGATGCGGCCGCATTGCGTGCAGCCCTCAAGCGCGAAGCGGCCACGCAGTCACGCGAATCTGCCCAGGGGCTTGCCGCCGCCTACGGTGTGCGGCTTGGCGGGATCTACAGCATCTCCGATGTTGCCCCCAGCTTTGCCTACGGTGTCGAAGCAGGCACCTGGTCGGCACCCAATGCGCCAAGGCCGGGCTCGGTGGTCTCTCCGCCATCGCCGCCGGCCCCACCGCCGCCGCCCGCACCGGCTGCTGGCGTGCAGGGCGTGGGCGAAAGCCTGCTGACCGGCACCATCACCTACACAGAAAACATCTATGCGGTCTTTCTGATCGCGCAATGA
- a CDS encoding aminodeoxychorismate/anthranilate synthase component II: MLLMLDNYDSFTYNLVQYLQALGAEVTVVRNDAMSVDAIAALKPERIVISPGPCTPNEAGISLQLIERLGQTTPILGVCLGHQSIGQVYGGDVIRAGNIMHGKTSPIRHEGKGVFAGLPDSYEATRYHSLVVDKTTLPDALEVTAWTENPDGSVEEIMGLRHRQFPVEGVQFHPESILTQHGHALLKNFLER; the protein is encoded by the coding sequence ATGCTGCTGATGCTCGACAACTACGACAGCTTCACCTACAACCTCGTGCAGTACCTGCAGGCGCTGGGCGCCGAGGTCACGGTGGTGCGCAACGATGCGATGAGCGTCGATGCGATCGCCGCGCTCAAGCCCGAGCGCATCGTGATCTCGCCCGGCCCGTGCACGCCCAACGAGGCAGGCATTTCGCTGCAGCTGATCGAACGGTTGGGCCAGACCACGCCGATCCTGGGCGTGTGCCTGGGCCACCAGAGCATCGGCCAGGTCTACGGCGGCGATGTGATCCGCGCCGGCAACATCATGCATGGCAAGACCTCGCCGATCCGTCACGAAGGCAAGGGCGTGTTCGCCGGCCTGCCGGACAGTTACGAGGCCACGCGCTATCACTCGCTGGTGGTGGACAAGACCACCCTGCCGGATGCACTGGAGGTCACCGCCTGGACCGAGAATCCGGATGGTTCGGTGGAAGAGATCATGGGTCTGCGCCACCGTCAGTTCCCGGTGGAGGGCGTGCAGTTCCATCCCGAGTCGATCCTGACCCAGCATGGTCATGCCCTGCTGAAAAACTTTCTGGAGCGCTGA